A single Muntiacus reevesi chromosome 9, mMunRee1.1, whole genome shotgun sequence DNA region contains:
- the LOC136175332 gene encoding olfactory receptor 4A47-like — MEPRSSVTHSVLLGLTQNPKEQKVLSAMFLFSYILTTLGNMLIVATVTFSKILNSPMYFFLASLSFMDVIYSSSISPKLISSLFLGKNTISFQSCMTQLFTEHFFGGSEVFLLLVMAYDRYVAICQPLRYLVIMRQRMCVVLLVVSWVGGFLHSIIQLSTIFGLPFCGPNVIDHFFCDMYPLLKLVCTDTYIVGLLVAANGGLICTAVFLLLLASYGVILHSLKNLSQEGRRKALQTCGSHITVVVCFFVPCIFMYVRPAKTFPIDKSLSVFYTVITPMLNPLIYTLRNSEMTNAMNKLWRRNMVFYGKKNASSTMKGVI; from the coding sequence ATGGAACCAAGAAGCAGTGTGACTCACTCTGTCCTCCTGGGCCTCACTCAGaatccaaaggagcagaaagtcctttCTGCTATGTTTTTGTTCTCCTACATTTTGACCACGTTGGGCAACATGCTTATTGTGGCGACTGTAACGTTTAGTAAGATCCTGAATTCgccgatgtacttttttcttgctagtttatcatttatggatgtcaTTTATTCCTCATCTATTTCTCCCAAACTGATTTCAAGCTTGTTCTTAGGGAAAAATACCATATCCTTCCAATCCTGTATGACCCAgctgtttacagagcacttttttgGTGGGTCAGaggtcttccttctgctggtgatggcctatgaccgctacgtggccatctgtcaGCCCTTGCgttatctggtgatcatgaggcagaggaTGTGTGTTGTGctgctggtggtgtcctgggttggaggttttctgcactccATTATTCAGCTTAGCACTATTTTcgggctcccattctgtggccccaatgtcattgatcatTTTTTCTGTGACATGTACCCTCTATTGAAACTGgtctgtactgacacctataTCGTTGGCCTCTTAGTAGCAGCaaatggaggactgatctgcactgctgtgtttctgctcttactcgcctcctacggagtcatcctgcactctctgaagaacctgagtcaggaagggaggcggaaagccctccagacctgtggctcccacatcactgtggttgtctgcttctttgttccctgcattttcatgtatgtgaGACCTGCGaagaccttccccattgacaaatcattgagtgtgttttatacagtcataacccccatgctgaacccattaaTCTACACTCTGAGAAACTCAGAGATGACAAATGCCATGAATAAGCTTTGGAGAAGGAACATGGtattttatggtaaaaaaaatgcATCATCTACCATGAAGGGGGTCATTTGA